A stretch of Mus musculus strain C57BL/6J chromosome 19, GRCm38.p6 C57BL/6J DNA encodes these proteins:
- the Olfr1466 gene encoding olfactory receptor 1466 isoform X1 — translation MTSLNNLTEVTHFLLLGLTDDPGLQLPLFIIFLLIYIITLVGNLGMILLILLDSRLHIPMYFFLANLSLVDVIYSSAVTPKVMAGLIIGDNLISYNECAAQMFFFAAFATVENYLLTSMACDRYAAVCKPLYYATTMTPSVCMCFIMGCYALGFLNASVYLGNTFSLSFCKSNVVHHFFCDMPAIMALSCSDRHVNELVLIYQASFIIFFALIIILISYIIIFITILKMHSEAGVQKALSTCASHFTAVFIFYGTTIFMYLQPSSRHAMDTDKIVSVFYTMVIPMLNPLVYSLRNKEVKSAFMKVVLKLLTSMKAYN, via the exons ATGACATCATTGAACAACTTGACagaagtgacacactttctcctgcTGGGACTCACTGATGATCCAGGCCTGCAACTTCCCCTTTTCATCATTTTTCTTCTCATCTACATCATTACCCTGGTAGGGAACCTGGGGATGATCCTGTTGATTCTCTTGGACTCTCGGCTCCATATCCCCATGTACTTTTTCCTTGCTAACTTGTCCCTGGTGGATGTTATTTACTCTTCAGCGGTCACACCAAAAGTCATGGCTGGTCTCATAATAGGAGATAATCTCATTTCTTACAATGAGTGTGCAGCTCAGATGTTCTTTTTTGCAGCCTTTGCTACTGTTGAAAATTATCTGTTGACTTCAATGGCCTGTGATCGCTATGCAGCAGTGTGTAAACCCCTATACTATGCTACCACCATGACtccaagtgtatgtatgtgtttcatCATGGGCTGCTATGCTCTTGGGTTCTTAAATGCCTCAGTTTATCTTGGAAATACATTCAGTCTTTCTTTCTGTAAATCTAATGTGGTTCATCATTTTTTCTGTGATATGCCAGCAATCatggctctctcttgctctgatAGACATGTTAATGAACTGGTACTTATTTATCAAGCCAGTTTTATTATCTTCTTTGCTctcataataatattaatatcatatattataatttttatcaCAATCTTAAAGATGCACTCAGAAGCAGGAGTTCAGAAGGCTCTTTCCACTTGTGCTTCCCACTTTactgctgtttttattttctatggaACAACAATCTTCATGTATTTGCAGCCAAGCTCTAGACATGCAATGGACACGGACAAAATTGTGTCTGTCTTCTACACCATGGTCATTCCCATGCTGAACCCTTTAGTTTACAGcctgagaaataaagaagtaaagaGTGCATTCATGAAAgtagttttgaaa CTCCTGACCTCTATGAAAGCTTATAATTAA
- the Olfr1466 gene encoding olfactory receptor 1466 codes for MTSLNNLTEVTHFLLLGLTDDPGLQLPLFIIFLLIYIITLVGNLGMILLILLDSRLHIPMYFFLANLSLVDVIYSSAVTPKVMAGLIIGDNLISYNECAAQMFFFAAFATVENYLLTSMACDRYAAVCKPLYYATTMTPSVCMCFIMGCYALGFLNASVYLGNTFSLSFCKSNVVHHFFCDMPAIMALSCSDRHVNELVLIYQASFIIFFALIIILISYIIIFITILKMHSEAGVQKALSTCASHFTAVFIFYGTTIFMYLQPSSRHAMDTDKIVSVFYTMVIPMLNPLVYSLRNKEVKSAFMKVVLKEK; via the coding sequence ATGACATCATTGAACAACTTGACagaagtgacacactttctcctgcTGGGACTCACTGATGATCCAGGCCTGCAACTTCCCCTTTTCATCATTTTTCTTCTCATCTACATCATTACCCTGGTAGGGAACCTGGGGATGATCCTGTTGATTCTCTTGGACTCTCGGCTCCATATCCCCATGTACTTTTTCCTTGCTAACTTGTCCCTGGTGGATGTTATTTACTCTTCAGCGGTCACACCAAAAGTCATGGCTGGTCTCATAATAGGAGATAATCTCATTTCTTACAATGAGTGTGCAGCTCAGATGTTCTTTTTTGCAGCCTTTGCTACTGTTGAAAATTATCTGTTGACTTCAATGGCCTGTGATCGCTATGCAGCAGTGTGTAAACCCCTATACTATGCTACCACCATGACtccaagtgtatgtatgtgtttcatCATGGGCTGCTATGCTCTTGGGTTCTTAAATGCCTCAGTTTATCTTGGAAATACATTCAGTCTTTCTTTCTGTAAATCTAATGTGGTTCATCATTTTTTCTGTGATATGCCAGCAATCatggctctctcttgctctgatAGACATGTTAATGAACTGGTACTTATTTATCAAGCCAGTTTTATTATCTTCTTTGCTctcataataatattaatatcatatattataatttttatcaCAATCTTAAAGATGCACTCAGAAGCAGGAGTTCAGAAGGCTCTTTCCACTTGTGCTTCCCACTTTactgctgtttttattttctatggaACAACAATCTTCATGTATTTGCAGCCAAGCTCTAGACATGCAATGGACACGGACAAAATTGTGTCTGTCTTCTACACCATGGTCATTCCCATGCTGAACCCTTTAGTTTACAGcctgagaaataaagaagtaaagaGTGCATTCATGAAAgtagttttgaaagaaaaataa
- the Olfr1466 gene encoding olfactory receptor 1466 isoform X2: MTSLNNLTEVTHFLLLGLTDDPGLQLPLFIIFLLIYIITLVGNLGMILLILLDSRLHIPMYFFLANLSLVDVIYSSAVTPKVMAGLIIGDNLISYNECAAQMFFFAAFATVENYLLTSMACDRYAAVCKPLYYATTMTPSVCMCFIMGCYALGFLNASVYLGNTFSLSFCKSNVVHHFFCDMPAIMALSCSDRHVNELVLIYQASFIIFFALIIILISYIIIFITILKMHSEAGVQKALSTCASHFTAVFIFYGTTIFMYLQPSSRHAMDTDKIVSVFYTMVIPMLNPLVYSLRNKEVKSAFMKIIFKLISS, from the exons ATGACATCATTGAACAACTTGACagaagtgacacactttctcctgcTGGGACTCACTGATGATCCAGGCCTGCAACTTCCCCTTTTCATCATTTTTCTTCTCATCTACATCATTACCCTGGTAGGGAACCTGGGGATGATCCTGTTGATTCTCTTGGACTCTCGGCTCCATATCCCCATGTACTTTTTCCTTGCTAACTTGTCCCTGGTGGATGTTATTTACTCTTCAGCGGTCACACCAAAAGTCATGGCTGGTCTCATAATAGGAGATAATCTCATTTCTTACAATGAGTGTGCAGCTCAGATGTTCTTTTTTGCAGCCTTTGCTACTGTTGAAAATTATCTGTTGACTTCAATGGCCTGTGATCGCTATGCAGCAGTGTGTAAACCCCTATACTATGCTACCACCATGACtccaagtgtatgtatgtgtttcatCATGGGCTGCTATGCTCTTGGGTTCTTAAATGCCTCAGTTTATCTTGGAAATACATTCAGTCTTTCTTTCTGTAAATCTAATGTGGTTCATCATTTTTTCTGTGATATGCCAGCAATCatggctctctcttgctctgatAGACATGTTAATGAACTGGTACTTATTTATCAAGCCAGTTTTATTATCTTCTTTGCTctcataataatattaatatcatatattataatttttatcaCAATCTTAAAGATGCACTCAGAAGCAGGAGTTCAGAAGGCTCTTTCCACTTGTGCTTCCCACTTTactgctgtttttattttctatggaACAACAATCTTCATGTATTTGCAGCCAAGCTCTAGACATGCAATGGACACGGACAAAATTGTGTCTGTCTTCTACACCATGGTCATTCCCATGCTGAACCCTTTAGTTTACAGcctgagaaataaagaagtaaagaGTGCATTCATGAAA ATTATATTTAAGCTTATAAGTTCATGA